The genomic segment TCCAGCCGGGCCGTCAGGCGGGGACCGGAGGAGCCGTCGGCCCCCGGCCCGACCACCTCGACGTCCCGATGATAGATATTGCCGCGTCCGGTCGCCGCCCTTTTCTGCCAGCCGGGTTCCAGGCTCCAGGCGGCTGCGCCAGCTCAGGGAACCGGCCACGGTACGGTCGGCGGTTTGCAGCAGTTTGACCTGAAGTTCCATGTAATCGGTGGCCGGCCCGAAAAAGTTTTTCATTGAGCTTCAGTTTGCCGGCCAGGCGCCGCCGCGCCGCCGGTGCCAGCCGCAGACGGCCGGGGTACACCCGATAGCCGAGAAAAGGGATGCCGCGGGCCGAACGGTTGAGCTGGACATTGTCTTTGAGTGTAAGCTTCAGCCGCGCCGCCAGAAACTCTTCCAGGTGCGCCAACTGCTCCTTAAGCCGCGAAGGTTCATCGGCAAAGAGGAGAAAATCATCCATGTAGCGCAGGTAGCCGGCCACCCGCAGCTCCTCCTGGAGCCAGTGGTCAAAGGCGCCCAGGTAGAAATTAGCAAGATGCTGCGAGATCAGGTTGCCGATCGGCAGGCCTCTGCCCGGCGCCGTCTCGTAGGTGGCCAAAAGCTCGGCAAAGAGGGCGAGCAGGCGTAGGAATCAAAGATCGCGAAGGCCTCGAAAACCGGCTCGCAGGCATTCATGATGGCGTGATGCAGGACCCGCTCCTCAAAGGCGGCGGCACAGATCAGCTGGGGCTTGGGGTCGTGCACCATAAAGTAGCGGTAGTTGCCGAGGCTTAACGGCTCGGCGCCCAAAAGCCCCCGGCGCAGGCGCAAGAGATTGTCGTCAAGCTCGGCGGCAAAGGCTTTAACCTGGGGCCGCTGCCGTTTACCGCGCCGGGCCTTGAGATAAGCCAGGCGCAGGTTGTCGGGCTCGGCAATGCGTAAGTAAAGGCCGCCGCGTCTACGCGCCATGGTTTGCTTCTCCACCTTGCCCCGCCGACTGCTGATGTTCCCGGCAGACCGCCAGCACTGCCGCGCCGTATTTCTGCAGCCGCGCCTCGCCGATGCCGTCGATGCGGCCAAGGGCGGCTAAAGAAATTTCATCGAGCCGGGCAATCGCCGCCAGTTGCTCGTTGGTGAGAATCACGTAAGGGGCCAGGCCCTCGCCGGCGGCCTGCTCCTTACGCCAGGCGCGGAGACGGTCGAAAACGGCGAAGGTTTCCGGCTCCAGAATCTCGCGGTAGTCGATCTTGCTGCGGCGGCCGCCGGAGGGCTGATTTTTTTCCGGTTTGCCGTCCTGATATTAGACCGCCAGAAACCAGCTACCATGAGCGGCCGAGAAGCTGCGTTCGATCCGCAGCACTCTTACCGAGCGCAGGAAACGGTTGAGTTTTTCAACCTCGTCGGCTTCGGGATAGCCGGAAATGGTAAAAAATGCGTATTGCATGAATCAATTACGAATTACGAATTATCAATTTTCAATGAAGAATCACTGATACGGGCGCGAAGTTGTTTCAGGTCTCTTCGCGCCTTCGCGCCTTCACGTGAGAACTTATAAACTTCCCCCATAAAAATAATGCGTTTTTTAGAAAAAATCGCGTCCGGGCGCCCCGGCGCCCGGAGTTTTAAAGCCGCCGGCTTCGGCTTGGCCGCCGGCGCCTCGAAACCACCCATCAACCAGGCACATGCCGGCCCCGCCGCCAGAACCATAACCACGAAAAGCACCACCGCCACCAAGATTAACCAGGTCGCTCGCTTTTTCAAATCAGTCTCCTTTCGATCAATTTTGATCATCCCCCGGGCGTTCGCTTCCATCCGCGACTCCGGCAACCTTTGCCCATAACCTGACAGATCCTAGCTTTAGCCTTTATCGAATAATCAGGGTATTTTTCAAGAAAATAATTTACCCCCATAGAAAAGGCGGGTTACCGGGGAGGAGTCAAGACTTCGGCGCCCGGCAATAGACAAGAGAAGCTATCGTCCAGCTCGGAACAGAAAATTACCAGCAACTCAAGATTGTGAGTTTTTCGCAAAGCCTGCTCTTTAAAGGCCTAAGAAAGCTTTCAGGGCCTTTGCCGCGGTTTGCTGGGCGTGATAAATCGCGGTATCAAAAATAGGGCTTTCACCCGCAAACAGTTTCAGGGGCGATTGGTAATCACTGGAGGCCTTGACCAGCCACTGTTCATGGCTTTTCATAAAGAAGCTTCCCTTCCCGCTTGACCTTGCGCGCCAGGGACGCAGGGTCCTGGAGCAAAAGATTGAACTCGTCTGCCGTATAGACCAGGATGTTTTTTGCCAGACGCAGGTCGCGGAGCACCCGGCGACCTGCCATTGAACGCTGCGGCATTTTCTGATCCGACTTTTCCACGACGATCAATAAATCGAGGTCACTATCCGGATCCGGTTCGCCAACAATTTTTACCTGGTTACGAATTTCCACGGTTTGCATAATCATTCCGACTGTGTTTAAATGCCGGTTATGTCAAACCCGGCCGCGAACCGCAAGGAGGATGAAAACCGATGCCTGTTTACCGTCTCAGCGCGCGGCCAGTGTTTCCGCCCGCCTATCTGGCCGACGCGGACAGCGGGCTGCTGGCCGTCGGCGGCGATCTGTCGCGCGCACGGTTGCTGCGCGCCTACTCCCAGGGCATTTTCCCTTGGTTCGGACCCGATGATCCCCCGCTCTGGTGGTCGCCCGATCCCCGAGCCGTGCTTTTTCCGGAAGAATTTAGGCTTTCCCGCCGCGATCGCCGTTATCTGTGCCACGCCGCCTTTACCTGCAGCCGGGACCGGGCTTTCGCCCAGGTGCTCAAGGCCTGCGCCGACGTTGTCCGCCGCCGCGAAAGCGGCACCTGGATCACCCCGGCCATGCAGGACGCCTATCTCGATCTTTACCGGGCGGGCCTGGCCCATTCCTTTGAAACCTGGCGGGACGGCCGCCTGGTCGGCGGGCTCTACGGGGTTTGTCTGGGCCGGGCGTTTTTCGGGGAGTCGATGTTTTCCCTGGTCGATCACGCCTCCAAGGCGGCCCTGGCCGAAGTGGTCGCGGTGGCCCGGCGGCGGTCGCTGCATTTTATCGATCTGCAGTTTCTGACCGCCCATCTGCGCCGTTTCGGCGGGCGGGAGATCAGCCGCCGCGAATATCTGCAACGCCTGGAAAAAGCCCTGCAGCAACCGGGACGCAAAGGCGGTTGGGCGGAAAGCTGAACTTTTGCCCCACGGTTTAGTAGGTTTGCTTTGCAAAAAAAACGGCTGAGAGTAGTTGTTTGCGAGCCGCGAAAACGCTGTCGGCCGCGGGCCGCAGGGGTTCTCTTATCTTAAGCTTGCGGGGCGGGTTCGTCTGAGGAAGTCTTGGTAATTTTTATTGCTTCCAGGGTCTTTTTTGTGTAAAATCGAGTTCGTTTGTTCTGGTGCGAACTGATTTTCAAACAAAAAAGAGGAGGTTGAACGATGCCTTGTCGGCTCGGTTATGTGCGTCAGGTTCTGGGCCGCGGTCTGCTCGCGGCGCTGTTTTTCGCTCTGCTCTGGGGTACGCCGCCGCCGGCCGCCGCCGAGGCGGTGATCATCTTTCATGCCGGCAGCCTGACCGTGCCCCTGGCGGCGCTGGAAAAGGAGTTCGAGGCGCGGCATCCGGAGCTCGAGGTTCTGCGCGAAGCCGGCGGCAGCAGCCAGTGCGCCCGCATGATCAGCGAGCTGCACCGGCCCTGCGACCTCATGGCGGCGGCCGATTTTGCCGTGATCGACCGCATGCTGATTCCGACCGAGGCCTCCTGGAATATTCTGTTCGCCACGAACCAGATGGTGCTTTGCTATACCCCCGCCAGCGCCTACGCGGCTGAAATCGGCCCGCATAACTGGACCGAGATTCTGGCCCGGCCGGGGGTCAACTGGGGGCATTCCGACCCCAATCTCGATCCCTGCGGCTACAGCGCCCTGATGGTCTTGCAGCTGGCCGAAAAACTGCTGGGCCGGCCCGGCCTGGCGGCGCGGCTGACGGCCGCCCGGCCGGAGGCCAATATTCGGCCCAAGGCCGTGGAGCTGCTAGCTTTGCTGGAAAGCGGGGTTTTGGATTACGCCTGGGAATATCGCTCGGTCGCGGTGCAGCACGGGCTTGAATTTGTCGCCCTGCCCGATAAACTCAATCTCGGCAATCCGGCCGAGGACGAGTTTTATCGACAGGCCCAGGTCGAGGTCAACGGCAAGAAACCGGGAGAGCGAATCCTTTTGCAGGGCAAGTCGATCACCTACGGGGTGACTTTGCTCGACCGGGCCCCGCAGCCGCAGGCGGCGCTTCGTTTTCTTGATTTTCTGCTCGATCCCGAGGGCGGTCTGAAAATCCTGGCCGCCATGGGACAGCCGCCCCTGTCGCCGCCGCGTCTGAGTCCGGGCTCAAAGCCCGAGTCTCTGCCGGCTAAGTTGCGGGCCCGGCCGGCGGCCGGCGGGCGGTAAAGGGGCATGCGCCGGGAAGGTTTTTTCTGGTTGGTCCTGGCCGGCAGTATGCTGGTGCTGCTCTTTATCACGGTGCCGCTGTTGCGCCTGGTGAGCGCGCCTTCCCCGGCGGCCCTGGCGGAGACGATTCGCGATCCCGAGGTTTACGGCGCGCTTTGGCTCAGTTTGTACACCGGCGGCTGCGCCGCCCTGATTTGTTTTATTTTCGGTACGCCGCTCGCCTATCTTCTGGCCCGGGTGGAGTTTCGCGGCAAGCGCCTAATCGAGGCGCTCGTCGATCTGCCGATCGTCATTCCCCATCCGGTGGTCGGCATCGCCCTGCTCGGCCTGGTCGGCAAGAACTTCTGGCTGGGCCGCCTGTTGGGAGAGATGGGGGTCAGAATCGTCGGCCATCCGGCCGGCATCATCATGGTCATGACCTTTGTCGGCCTGCCTTTCTATCTGCAGGCGGCGCGGGAAGGCTTCGCCGCGGTGCCGCCCCGCCTGGAACACGTCTCCCGCAGTTTGGGCGCCTCGATGACGGCGACCTTCTGCCTGGTCACCTTTCCCCTGGCCCGGCGCTCGCTTCTGAGCGGTGTGATCATGGCCTGGGCCCGGGCTTTAAGTGAGTTCGGCGCGGTCGTGATCATCGCCTATCATCCGATGATCGCGCCGGTGCTGATGTTCGAGCGTTTTCAGTCTTTCGGCCTGCGCTATTCACAGCCGGTCGCGGTCTGGTTGATTCTGATCTGCCTGTTGCTTTTTGTCGGCCTGCGCGTGCTGGGCCGGGGCGTGGCGGCGCGCGGGGGGCGGGGATGAGTCTGAAACTGGAGAACCTGACGGCGGAGCTGGGGGCTTTTCGGCTGGACGGCATCAGTCTCGAACTGGCGCCGGGATCTTTTTTCGCCCTGATGGGGCCGACCGGTGCCGGGAAAAGCGTGTTGCTCGAAGCCCTGGCCGGGCTCGTGCCCCTGCGCCGGGGCGAGATTTACGCCGGCGGCAGGCGTCTGACCCATCTGCCTCCGGAACGGCGGGGCATCAGCCTCGTTTATCAGGATTACGCGCTTTTTCCCCACTTGTCGGTGCTGGAAAACATTCGTTACGGGCTGCGTTTTCACCCGGAAAAGAAAAACCGGGCCCGGCTGGACGAGCTTGTCGACCGTCTCAATCTTTCTTCCCTGCTGTCGAGGCGCCCGGAAACCTTGAGCGGCGGCGAACGGCAGCGCACGGCCCTGGCCCGGGCCCTGGTGGTGGAACCCGAAATTCTGCTCCTCGACGAGCCCCTGTCCGCGCTCGATCCCGCCTTCCGTCAGGAAATTCAGCTGCATCTGCGCGAACTGCACGCAGCCGGGTCGGCTACCTTTCTTCTGGTCACCCACGATTTTACCGAGGCCCTGGTCCTGGCCCGGGCGGCGGCGGTCATGGATCGGGGACGGCTGGTGCAGAGCGGGGCGATCGAGGATATCTTTCGTCGTCCCGCGACCGCGATGGTGGCCGAGTTCGTCGGCATGAAAAACCTCTTTCCCGCCGAGTTTCACGACGCCGCGGCCCGGGTCGCGGACCTGACTATCGAATTGGGCCGCCGGGCCGAACCGCTCAAGCGCTATCTCGCGATTCGCCCGGAAGATCTGATCCTCAGCCGCCGGCCGCTTGCCGCCAGCCTTCGCAACGCCTTTGTCGGCCGGGTCACGGCCCGACGCGGCTGCGGGTTTTTCTTTGAGCTCGATCTGGCCGTCGGCGCCCTGGTCTTTACCGCCCTGATCACGAGCCAGGCCCTGGTCGAGCTCAATCCTCAAATCGGCGACCAGCTGGTCGTCTCCTTTAAGGCCACCGCGGTCCATCTCCTGTAAGCGCTTTTCTTGTCGTCTTTTCCCTTCCTTTTGCAATGGGCGGGCTCTCGGCCGGCAGCGGTCGGCGCAGGGCCAAAATATTCAGCTCGCGATGCAGGTCCAGAACCAGGTCGCTGAGCGCGGGAAAGAGCACGAAATGCTGATGACTGTCGAGATGGTCGGGCTCCAGTCCGGATTGGCAAACGCGATCAACCTAGGCTGTAAGTTCGCGGCGGATTTCATGGCGGGGCAGGGCGGGGCGCATCAGTCGGGCCCGTAATCCCGCCTTGCCGGGGAAATGGCCGTTGTGGTTGGTCAGGCCGGGAATTAAGCCGGTCAGGGCGCGGCCCTCCGAAAGATTGAGATGAACTCCCAGCGGCAGTTGCAGCCTGCGCCAGCCGGGCCGCCTCGGTGAAACTGGAACCGTTGGCCAGCAGCGAGGCGCTGGTCACCAGTCCCCGCTCAAAGGCGTGAAGAATGCCGCGATCGCGTTGGGGGCCGCTGCCGAGATCGTCGGCGTTGATAATCAGTCTGATCATGGTTTGCTGACCGGCGGTCCGCTCCAGGGGCGGGGGCGGCCGCGTTCAAAAGGGGGGGCTGCCTATGGTCGCAATACATGGCAAAATCCCCACAGGATTGCAATGTAAATGTTGCCGCGCGGTGAAAAATCGCTATGAGGGCCGCCCGGCGGCGCTGGTTTTTCCTCAAAAAATACAGCTTTTACATTAAAACAGCGCTTGGCGGCTTAAAAAAATGGCCGCGCCCGCCCCGACCCCGATTTTTTTAAGCCGGCCCACTTGACAAAAAAGCAGCCTCCGGCTTATTAGTGTCTTACAGGTTATTTTCTTGTTTTTTTTCAACAGTTTTTTCAACCACAAAAACAAGAAAATGTTCTGATAAGAGCACTTATTTGCGGGCCGTAAGGGTCCTTTGGGTTGCGGGGCTCGCTCCCGCATTAGGAGCTCACCGTTTAGGTTCGGAAACATTTATTTTTGGTTTGCAAAAAACCAGCCCCTGTACCGAGGTGGGTGCTTATTGGCGGTCGCCCGGCAAAACCTTTTCGGCGACCGGAGCATACAGGTAGAGCGAGCGATGCGTAACCTCTTCGATTTTCATCTTCACACCGGTCATTATTATGAGTGGTCGGCAAAGGCCCGGCAACTCTGGATGGAGACCGGGCCCTACTGGCGGGAAATTTATACTGCGCGGGGCGAGCAGGACGTCGACGCCTTTGCCCGGGTGCTGGCCGACGAGGGGGTGGTCGGCGGGGTGCTGCTGCCGGAATACGCTCCGCATACGGCCGGAGTCATGCCGGTCGAGCGGGCCCTGGCGATCGCCGGCCGATATCCGCAGTTTATTCCTTTCGGGGCGCTGAATCCGGAGCTGCACTCCGATCCGGTCGCCGAATTCGAGCGTCAGCTCGGGCTCGGGGTCAGGGGGCTGAAGATTCACGGCGTCCATTGCCGGCATCGGGTCAACGACCCGCGCCTGTATCCGGTGTACGAAATCTGCCGGGACCGGGAGCTGCCGCTGATGCTGCACGCCGGCACCTCGGTTTTTCCCGGCGTTCGCCTGCGTCATGCCGACCCCTATGATTTTGATGATCTCGCGGTTGATTTTCCCACGCTGAAGCTGGTTCTCTGTCACGGCGGCCGCGGCTTCTGGTATCAGCTCGCCGAGTTCATGATCATGCGCCACGAGCGGGTCTATATTGATCTGTCCGGTCTGCCGCCGCGTAATCTGCTGCGCTACTATCCCAAACTGGCCAGGTTTTATCCCAAGTTCGTTTTCGGCACGGATTTTCCGGGGGTGCCGGGGGTGCGCGCCAATGCCGAGGCGATCGCGGCCCTGGGACTGACGGAAAAGATGCTTGAACATATCTTCACCCGCAATGCCGCCGCTCTGCTGGCCTGAGTGCGGCCGGCGCGGGCACGGGATTCAGGCCAAAGGGCGCAATTACCTGATTCCGGCCGACGCGCAGTTGCAGACCGAAGCCGATGTCGAATTCGAAGCCCTGGATCTGGGGCGGGTTCTGGGCAAGATGGAGGATGCTCGCTGCCAGCTCAATATCGTGGTGCTCGATGCCTGTCGGGATAATCCCTTTGCCCGTAGCTTTCGCAGCGCGACCCAGGGACTGGCGCTGGTGGACGCGCCGCGCGGCACCCTGTTGGCCTTTGCCACCTCGCCCGGAGCGGTGGCCGCGGACGGGACGGACGGCAACGGGCTTTACACCAAGCATCTGCTCGCCAACATGGAGCGGCCCGATCTGAGCATCGAGGAGGTTTTTAAACAGGTGCGGATCGGCGTGGTCGGGGAAACCTCGGGTCGGCAGACGCCCTGGGAAACCTCTTCCCTGATGGGTAGCTTTTATTTTCAGCCGGAAAACGGCAGTGCGGCGTTGCCGGCAAGGCCCTCCAGTTCGCCGTCCGCGAGCTCCGCCGCAACTCCGGTGGCGCCGCCGGCCCCGCTCGCCCCACCAGCAACCCCGGATCCGCCGGTGTCAACGGCCGCCTTGCCGCCGCCGGCAAAGAGCGCCGGCAAAACCCCGGCGCTGGATACGGAGATCAGAAAATGCCTGCATCTGCTGCAGTCCGGAAAAGCGCAGGATCAGCGTTACGCCGCCAAGAAAATCATCCGCGCCTATCCCACGGAAAGGATTCTGCTGGACGCGGTCGATCGGGAGTTGCTCAAGGGTTATCAGCTGAAAAGCCGGGATAAATATCATGCGGACGCGATGGCCTGGTTCTGCAACGTGCTGGGCGCCCGCCTCCGGCGAAAGTCGTTACGCCGCGACCCTGCGTCGCGTCGCCGAGACCGCTCCGGATCGCAAGTTGAAGAAATACGCCGCCAAGAATCTGCGCCTGCTGCCCTGAAGTCTGGGCGTCGTCAGAAGGGTGGCCTTTATTCCGTTCTCAAGAAGCGGGAGGGGAACATGTTTTCGTTGTCGCGTTGGCTTCGGGGTTGGCTGGTCGGGCTTATGCTGGTGAGTTTGGCTGGCGTTTGCCGGGCGGATGGTTTTGTCGTGCGCCCAGCCGCGCCCGGCGGCCGGGTCCTAGACCGCGCCGCTCCCGCGGCCCCGGAGCGGGCGGACGG from the Pseudomonadota bacterium genome contains:
- a CDS encoding RNA-directed DNA polymerase, translating into MLALFAELLATYETAPGRGLPIGNLISQHLANFYLGAFDHWLQEELRVAGYLRYMDDFLLFADEPSRLKEQLAHLEEFLAARLKLTLKDNVQLNRSARGIPFLGYRVYPGRLRLAPAARRRLAGKLKLNEKLFRAGHRLHGTSGQTAANRRPYRGRFPELAQPPGAWNPAGRKGRRPDAAISIIGTSRWSGRGPTAPPVPA
- a CDS encoding HEPN domain-containing protein — encoded protein: MKSHEQWLVKASSDYQSPLKLFAGESPIFDTAIYHAQQTAAKALKAFLGL
- a CDS encoding leucyl/phenylalanyl-tRNA--protein transferase; protein product: MPVYRLSARPVFPPAYLADADSGLLAVGGDLSRARLLRAYSQGIFPWFGPDDPPLWWSPDPRAVLFPEEFRLSRRDRRYLCHAAFTCSRDRAFAQVLKACADVVRRRESGTWITPAMQDAYLDLYRAGLAHSFETWRDGRLVGGLYGVCLGRAFFGESMFSLVDHASKAALAEVVAVARRRSLHFIDLQFLTAHLRRFGGREISRREYLQRLEKALQQPGRKGGWAES
- the wtpA gene encoding tungstate ABC transporter substrate-binding protein WtpA; this translates as MPCRLGYVRQVLGRGLLAALFFALLWGTPPPAAAEAVIIFHAGSLTVPLAALEKEFEARHPELEVLREAGGSSQCARMISELHRPCDLMAAADFAVIDRMLIPTEASWNILFATNQMVLCYTPASAYAAEIGPHNWTEILARPGVNWGHSDPNLDPCGYSALMVLQLAEKLLGRPGLAARLTAARPEANIRPKAVELLALLESGVLDYAWEYRSVAVQHGLEFVALPDKLNLGNPAEDEFYRQAQVEVNGKKPGERILLQGKSITYGVTLLDRAPQPQAALRFLDFLLDPEGGLKILAAMGQPPLSPPRLSPGSKPESLPAKLRARPAAGGR
- a CDS encoding ABC transporter permease subunit yields the protein MRREGFFWLVLAGSMLVLLFITVPLLRLVSAPSPAALAETIRDPEVYGALWLSLYTGGCAALICFIFGTPLAYLLARVEFRGKRLIEALVDLPIVIPHPVVGIALLGLVGKNFWLGRLLGEMGVRIVGHPAGIIMVMTFVGLPFYLQAAREGFAAVPPRLEHVSRSLGASMTATFCLVTFPLARRSLLSGVIMAWARALSEFGAVVIIAYHPMIAPVLMFERFQSFGLRYSQPVAVWLILICLLLFVGLRVLGRGVAARGGRG
- a CDS encoding ABC transporter ATP-binding protein gives rise to the protein MSLKLENLTAELGAFRLDGISLELAPGSFFALMGPTGAGKSVLLEALAGLVPLRRGEIYAGGRRLTHLPPERRGISLVYQDYALFPHLSVLENIRYGLRFHPEKKNRARLDELVDRLNLSSLLSRRPETLSGGERQRTALARALVVEPEILLLDEPLSALDPAFRQEIQLHLRELHAAGSATFLLVTHDFTEALVLARAAAVMDRGRLVQSGAIEDIFRRPATAMVAEFVGMKNLFPAEFHDAAARVADLTIELGRRAEPLKRYLAIRPEDLILSRRPLAASLRNAFVGRVTARRGCGFFFELDLAVGALVFTALITSQALVELNPQIGDQLVVSFKATAVHLL
- a CDS encoding ChbG/HpnK family deacetylase codes for the protein MIRLIINADDLGSGPQRDRGILHAFERGLVTSASLLANGSSFTEAARLAQAATAAGSSSQSFGGPRPDRLNSRPDQPQRPFPRQGGITGPTDAPRPAPP
- a CDS encoding amidohydrolase, whose amino-acid sequence is MRNLFDFHLHTGHYYEWSAKARQLWMETGPYWREIYTARGEQDVDAFARVLADEGVVGGVLLPEYAPHTAGVMPVERALAIAGRYPQFIPFGALNPELHSDPVAEFERQLGLGVRGLKIHGVHCRHRVNDPRLYPVYEICRDRELPLMLHAGTSVFPGVRLRHADPYDFDDLAVDFPTLKLVLCHGGRGFWYQLAEFMIMRHERVYIDLSGLPPRNLLRYYPKLARFYPKFVFGTDFPGVPGVRANAEAIAALGLTEKMLEHIFTRNAAALLA